One Salinimonas marina DNA segment encodes these proteins:
- the tcdA gene encoding tRNA cyclic N6-threonylcarbamoyladenosine(37) synthase TcdA, with product MTDTQRFGGTARLYGHPSLATLSASHVCVIGIGGVGSWSAEALARTGVGRITLIDLDDVCLTNTNRQIHALTETVGEPKVTVMAQRIKQINPACQVDEIEDFVTADNVRDYISASFDAVIEATDSIRAKAAIIYCCKRSKIPVVTVGGAGGQIDPGQIIKGDLAKTIQDPLAAKLRNELRRNYGFSKNTTRRFGVECIYSTEQLRYPQPDGSVCFNKSAMENGTRLDCAGGFGASVMVTATFGMMAAASVVNKLTRS from the coding sequence ATGACTGACACTCAACGATTTGGCGGCACTGCTCGCCTGTACGGCCACCCATCTCTTGCAACGCTAAGCGCAAGCCATGTCTGTGTTATCGGAATTGGGGGTGTCGGCTCGTGGAGTGCTGAGGCACTGGCACGCACCGGGGTCGGCAGGATCACCCTGATCGATCTTGATGATGTTTGTCTGACTAATACCAATCGCCAGATACATGCACTTACCGAAACGGTGGGTGAGCCCAAAGTTACGGTCATGGCCCAACGTATTAAACAGATAAACCCCGCGTGCCAGGTTGATGAGATTGAAGATTTTGTTACCGCCGATAATGTGCGTGACTACATAAGCGCCAGCTTTGATGCGGTAATCGAAGCAACCGACAGCATCCGGGCCAAAGCAGCCATTATCTATTGTTGTAAGCGCAGTAAGATTCCGGTGGTAACGGTTGGAGGCGCCGGCGGCCAGATTGATCCGGGCCAGATTATCAAAGGCGATTTAGCCAAAACCATTCAGGACCCACTGGCTGCGAAACTGCGCAACGAATTACGCCGAAATTATGGTTTTTCTAAAAACACCACCCGGCGCTTTGGTGTAGAGTGTATATATTCAACCGAACAATTGCGTTACCCACAACCCGATGGCAGCGTGTGTTTTAATAAATCGGCAATGGAAAATGGTACCCGGCTGGACTGTGCCGGAGGCTTTGGCGCCAGCGTGATGGTCACCGCTACCTTTGGGATGATGGCCGCCGCCAGCGTGGTCAACAAACTTACCCGTTCATAA
- a CDS encoding DUF2919 family protein, giving the protein MPSLPLPLKCYDEAGVIKPPVWLYTLLLINSIDWLIFVFALVSMQHTTLLLKLFYPQPQLLGLKLIGSVPFILVLLLIGNRQRLWTRQWFGWLWLLKPLGLLGVIASSALVLQQLLLSHWQFHAMLAAQLVSLVLLLWSGIKSLHIKHMLADWNKRTAA; this is encoded by the coding sequence ATGCCCTCGTTACCCTTACCCCTGAAATGCTACGATGAAGCAGGTGTTATCAAGCCGCCCGTTTGGTTGTACACCCTGCTATTGATTAACAGCATAGACTGGTTGATTTTTGTATTTGCGCTGGTGAGCATGCAGCATACCACCTTGTTGCTGAAGCTGTTCTACCCACAACCACAGCTATTAGGGCTGAAACTGATTGGCAGCGTGCCGTTTATTCTGGTGTTGTTATTAATTGGAAATCGTCAGCGGTTGTGGACCAGGCAATGGTTTGGCTGGCTGTGGTTGCTCAAACCATTAGGCCTGCTGGGCGTTATCGCCAGCAGTGCCCTGGTACTCCAGCAGCTGCTCTTAAGTCACTGGCAGTTTCACGCCATGCTGGCAGCGCAGTTAGTGAGTCTGGTGCTGTTGTTATGGAGCGGTATTAAAAGCCTTCATATCAAACACATGCTTGCCGACTGGAACAAACGGACAGCTGCCTGA
- a CDS encoding Kelch repeat-containing protein, with amino-acid sequence MPIALLTLMGQAVAAPTPQPEYRWSAGPALPFAVQEIYPAVLDEAIFVAGGLAQGDRQLDVSDRVTVYKAGRWQQIAPLPEPRHHAMLVPFADNLWLLGGFVESARGQWTNNDAVLVLDQHTGQWQSKTPMPKPIAETTAVVLDDKIHVIGGRSPKSEANGLWHDHTDSDWHGVYDPDADIWNTAASMPTPRNSACAVTYQQQVHVIGGRQVQGGNLSVHEIYNATTDSWRTGEPLPQERAGLACVLYRHSIFVFGGEHFIDGGDVFTEVWRYDLQKQNWHEVSVMPVPRHGLGAVTYQGKIWLIGGASEAGANKTSKVVSQFTSMK; translated from the coding sequence TTGCCAATCGCCTTGCTCACCCTTATGGGCCAGGCAGTTGCAGCCCCGACGCCCCAGCCTGAATATCGCTGGTCGGCGGGCCCGGCATTGCCTTTTGCCGTGCAGGAAATTTATCCGGCGGTCCTTGATGAGGCCATTTTTGTGGCTGGCGGTCTGGCCCAGGGCGACAGGCAGCTAGACGTATCCGACCGGGTGACTGTCTATAAAGCGGGTCGTTGGCAACAGATTGCGCCGCTACCGGAACCACGGCACCATGCCATGCTGGTGCCATTTGCCGATAACCTGTGGCTGTTAGGCGGCTTTGTTGAGTCAGCGCGCGGGCAGTGGACCAACAATGACGCGGTATTGGTATTAGATCAACATACCGGCCAGTGGCAAAGCAAAACACCCATGCCAAAACCCATTGCTGAAACCACCGCGGTGGTGCTCGATGACAAAATCCATGTTATTGGCGGGCGCAGCCCCAAGTCTGAAGCCAACGGGTTGTGGCATGATCATACCGATTCTGACTGGCATGGCGTCTATGATCCTGATGCCGATATCTGGAATACCGCCGCCTCCATGCCCACCCCAAGAAACAGCGCTTGCGCCGTGACGTACCAACAACAGGTGCATGTTATTGGTGGCCGGCAGGTGCAAGGCGGCAATCTCAGCGTACATGAAATATACAATGCCACGACCGACTCATGGCGAACCGGCGAACCCTTGCCACAGGAACGGGCGGGACTGGCCTGCGTCTTGTACCGGCATAGTATTTTTGTGTTCGGAGGCGAGCATTTCATTGATGGCGGCGATGTCTTTACCGAAGTCTGGCGCTATGATTTGCAAAAACAAAACTGGCATGAAGTGTCGGTCATGCCGGTACCCCGACATGGCCTGGGCGCAGTCACGTATCAGGGAAAAATCTGGCTCATTGGCGGCGCCAGTGAAGCCGGTGCCAACAAGACCAGCAAGGTGGTGAGTCAGTTTACCAGTATGAAGTAG
- a CDS encoding SDR family oxidoreductase, with protein MNIVITGANRGIGLALTKAYLARKDNVIALCRNSSDELNKSGAQVHCGIDLSRHEQLKESLSVLKNTKIDVLINNAGVLGNETLNNWDPHTIDYQYRVNALGPLLLTQCLLGNLQRGSKIGFITSRMGSMGDNGSGGYYGYRMSKAALNALGVSMANDLKDQGIAVALLHPGFVQTEMVNNAGDIDAQTSAKGLMARLDELSIDTTGCFMHANGERLPW; from the coding sequence ATGAACATTGTGATCACAGGTGCAAATCGTGGAATCGGGTTGGCACTGACTAAGGCCTACCTGGCTCGCAAGGACAATGTGATAGCGTTGTGCCGTAATAGCAGCGATGAGCTTAATAAAAGCGGCGCGCAGGTGCACTGCGGAATTGATTTATCCCGTCACGAGCAGCTTAAAGAGTCGCTGAGTGTGCTTAAAAACACTAAAATCGATGTGTTGATTAACAACGCCGGGGTATTAGGTAATGAAACCCTCAATAACTGGGATCCTCACACTATTGATTACCAATACCGGGTGAATGCATTAGGGCCCCTGTTATTAACACAGTGCCTTCTGGGCAATCTGCAGCGGGGCAGCAAAATCGGCTTTATAACCAGCCGCATGGGGTCGATGGGAGATAATGGCTCCGGCGGGTATTATGGCTACCGCATGTCTAAGGCGGCACTAAATGCGCTTGGTGTGTCGATGGCAAACGATCTGAAAGACCAGGGCATTGCGGTAGCGTTACTGCACCCTGGATTTGTACAGACAGAAATGGTGAATAACGCCGGGGATATCGATGCACAAACCAGTGCGAAGGGGCTGATGGCCCGTCTCGATGAGTTAAGTATCGACACCACCGGCTGCTTTATGCATGCCAATGGCGAGCGTTTGCCATGGTGA
- the kdsB gene encoding 3-deoxy-manno-octulosonate cytidylyltransferase: MGDPATTFTVIIPARYGSTRFPGKPLADIKGQPMIAHVIARAKEAGAERIVVATDDKRIATVAEQHCEVCLTRANHNSGTERLAEVVDILQLEDDIPIVNVQGDEPFVPAKNIRQVADNLASHTQLAMATLATPFTSAEDVLNPNMVKVVRNHLHHALYFSRSAIPFHRAAMLESSEQINPTDYLRHIGIYAYRAQYIGQYVRYAASMLENYESLEQLRALWYGDKIHVDIARETPEAGIDTPEDLARLLRVL; the protein is encoded by the coding sequence ATGGGCGACCCGGCAACAACATTTACCGTAATAATTCCCGCTCGCTATGGTTCCACCCGGTTTCCCGGGAAGCCGCTGGCTGACATTAAAGGTCAGCCGATGATCGCCCATGTGATCGCCAGGGCCAAAGAAGCGGGGGCAGAGCGTATTGTGGTGGCCACCGACGATAAACGTATCGCCACGGTGGCCGAACAACACTGCGAAGTATGTCTGACCAGAGCTAACCATAATTCAGGTACCGAACGCCTTGCCGAGGTAGTGGATATTCTGCAACTTGAAGACGATATCCCTATCGTCAATGTGCAGGGCGACGAGCCTTTTGTGCCGGCAAAAAATATTCGCCAGGTGGCCGATAATCTGGCCAGTCACACACAACTTGCCATGGCCACCCTGGCAACCCCTTTTACCAGCGCTGAGGATGTCCTGAACCCCAATATGGTTAAGGTCGTGCGTAACCATCTGCACCACGCTTTGTATTTTTCGCGATCAGCCATCCCGTTTCATCGCGCCGCCATGCTCGAATCCAGCGAGCAGATCAATCCAACAGATTATCTTCGCCATATTGGTATATATGCCTATCGGGCACAGTATATAGGTCAGTATGTGCGTTATGCCGCCAGCATGCTGGAAAATTATGAATCGCTGGAACAGCTTCGGGCGCTGTGGTACGGCGATAAAATCCATGTGGATATTGCCCGTGAAACCCCTGAAGCCGGGATTGATACCCCTGAAGATTTAGCGCGTCTGTTGCGTGTTTTGTAG
- a CDS encoding Trm112 family protein, with product MVFDIKLLDVLACPVCKGKLAMGEDKQSLICRFDRLAYPVRDGIPVLIESEAQPLSQEQQDKQ from the coding sequence ATGGTTTTTGATATTAAATTGCTCGATGTACTGGCTTGTCCTGTGTGTAAAGGCAAACTGGCAATGGGCGAAGACAAACAGTCGCTAATCTGCCGCTTTGACCGGCTTGCTTACCCGGTACGCGACGGTATTCCGGTTTTGATTGAAAGTGAAGCACAGCCGTTATCACAGGAACAACAGGACAAGCAGTAA
- a CDS encoding tetraacyldisaccharide 4'-kinase, with translation MSCAVDDFVARQLPVHALAGIGNPQRFFDQLAALGITTQTQTPFADHYQYSKQDIPDGPVLMTEKDAVKVAPFAHSDCWYLKVSAQLPAAFYQQLDTKLSRHGFL, from the coding sequence GTGAGCTGCGCCGTAGATGACTTTGTGGCGCGCCAGTTACCGGTACACGCTCTGGCCGGTATCGGTAACCCACAGCGTTTTTTTGACCAGCTTGCGGCGTTGGGTATCACTACCCAGACCCAGACCCCGTTTGCTGACCATTATCAGTATAGCAAGCAGGATATCCCGGACGGTCCGGTGCTTATGACCGAAAAAGACGCGGTGAAAGTAGCACCTTTTGCGCATTCAGATTGCTGGTACCTGAAAGTATCGGCGCAATTGCCCGCTGCTTTTTATCAACAGTTAGACACAAAGTTAAGCCGACACGGTTTTTTGTGA
- the lpxK gene encoding tetraacyldisaccharide 4'-kinase, whose product MSMLERAWYRRRWWLWLLWPLTMLFAVLSASRRYLFKAGFKTSARPDGCFIIIVGNISVGGNGKTPVVIELAEYLHKQGLRPGILSRGYGGSATAFPHTVRSQDSAAKVGDEPQLMAVRTGLPVVIDPVRARGAQWLSEKHQCNVIICDDGLQHYALQRDMEIVVMDERRFGNGRLLPMGPLREGVWRLDTVDLILHNVQQFESARLLGWPRRSTPCSWRPVRSSVSRTRQ is encoded by the coding sequence ATGAGCATGCTAGAACGCGCCTGGTATCGGCGCCGATGGTGGTTGTGGTTGTTATGGCCGCTTACGATGTTATTCGCCGTCCTTAGTGCCAGCCGGCGCTATCTGTTTAAAGCCGGGTTTAAAACCAGCGCCCGGCCTGATGGCTGTTTTATTATTATTGTGGGCAATATCAGCGTGGGGGGCAACGGCAAAACCCCGGTAGTGATAGAGTTGGCCGAATACCTGCATAAACAGGGGCTCAGGCCAGGCATACTCAGTCGCGGGTACGGTGGTAGCGCCACGGCTTTCCCCCATACTGTGCGCAGTCAGGATAGCGCTGCCAAAGTAGGGGATGAGCCACAGTTGATGGCAGTACGCACCGGCTTGCCAGTGGTCATCGACCCGGTCAGAGCCAGAGGCGCCCAGTGGCTGAGTGAGAAGCATCAGTGCAATGTCATTATTTGTGATGATGGTTTGCAGCATTATGCCTTGCAGCGGGATATGGAAATCGTGGTTATGGACGAACGCCGCTTTGGCAATGGCCGTCTGCTGCCAATGGGGCCGCTGCGAGAAGGTGTTTGGCGGCTCGATACTGTTGATTTGATTTTGCATAATGTGCAGCAATTTGAATCAGCCCGTTTACTGGGGTGGCCACGGCGCAGTACCCCATGCAGCTGGCGGCCGGTCAGATCCTCAGTGTCCAGGACCCGACAGTGA